The Streptomyces sp. ICC1 DNA window CGCCCTCCCTGATGACCCTGCTCGACGTACTGGGCGGGCTGCTCGGCGCCGAGGCCGTCCTCGCGGGGCTGCTGCTGCGCGAGCGCACCGGGCGCGGGGTGCGCGTCGACTCCTCGCTGCTGGGAGCCGCCGACGTGCTCACCCTCCCGGCCCTGCGCCGGGCCCGGCGCGGGGAGAACCCCCGGCGGCCCGCCGGATTCCGTACGCCCCTGCGGACCGCCGACGGCTGGATCGCCCCCGCCGACGCGGACGCCGGCGCCTGCGCGGCGGCCGCCGCCGCCCACGGGCTCGCCGGCCTGCCCACCGAGGACGCCCTGCGCGCGCTGCGCGGGCGCGGACTCCACGCGACCGCCGTCACCACCGACCTGGCCGACCTGCACCACGACCCGCGCTTCGGCGGCTCGATCAGCCGCGACGCGCACGGTGCCCCCGCCGTTCCCGACCCCTGGAGCTTCCGATGACCGTCGCCCTGCACGATCTGCTGCCCGCCGGCCTGCGCCGTTCCTGGGCCGTCGACGGGACCTGTCCCGACCTCGACCTCTACAGCCTCTTCCGCGCCCGCCAGATCGCCGACCTGCACCACACCGCGGTCATCGACGCCAAGGGCAAGCTCTGCTACACCGCGCTGGACCGCAAGGTGCGATGTCTGGCCGCCGGACTGCGGGACCTCGGCATACGGCCGGGGGACGTGGTCGGGGTGCAACTCCCCAACGGGCGCAACGCCGTCATCGCGGACCTGGCCCTGGCCGCCCTCGGCGCGGTCGTCCTGCCCTTCCCCGTCGGCCGCGGCGGAGCGGAGGCCCGCTGCCTGCTGCGCCGGTCCGAGGCCGTGGCGGTCATCGCCTCCGTGGAGCACCGGGGCAACCGGCACGCGGCCGATCTGCTGGCCCTGGCCGCCGAACTGCCCGCGCTGCGACACGTGATCGCCGCCGGCCGGGTGGGCACGGAACCCGAGGGAACGATTCAGCTCGCCACGCTGCTGCGCTCCGACCCGGCCGACTTCGTCCCCGTCCGGCCCGATCCCGACAGCGCCGCCCGCATCCTGGTGTCGTCGGGCTCGGAGGCGGAGCCGAAGATGATCGCGTACTCGCACAACGCGCTCGCCGGCGGCCGCGGCAACTTCCTCGCCTCCCTGATGCCCGACGGGACCCCGCCCCGCTGCCTGTTCCTCGTACCGCTCGCCTCCGCCTTCGGCTCCAGCGGCACCGCGGTCACCCTCGCCCGGCACGGCGGAACCCTCGTCGTGCTCGACCACTTCACCCCCGAGGCGGCCCTCGCGGCGGTGCGCGAGCACCGGCCCACCCACATCTTCGGCGTGCCCACGATGATCCGCATGATGCTCGACCGCCTGGAGTCGGAGGCGGCGGAAGCGGAGGCGGAAGCGGCGGAACCGGAGACGGACGGGGCGGCGGAAACGGCGGAAGCGGAGGCGGGCGCGTCCGCCCCCGGCCCCGACGCCCGCGCATTGCCCACCCCCACCGCCGTGATCCTCGGCGGCGCCGCGCTCGACGAGACCACGGCCGAGCAGGCGAGCCGCGTCTTCGGCTGCCCGGTGGTCAACCTCTACGGCTCGGCCGACGGGGTCAACTGCCACACCGGCCTGGGCTCGCCCGCCCCGGAATCGGACGCGGACGGAGCCGGCGTCGCGGCCGGCCGCCCCGACCCCCGGGTCGCCGACATCCGCATCAACCACACCGAGACGCACGAACGGCTCCCGGACGGCGAGGTCGGGGAGATCGTCGCCCGCGGCCCCATGACCCCCATGTGCTACGTCGCCTCGCCCGACCTGGACGCCCGGTACCGCACCCCCGACGGCTGGGTCCGCACCGGAGACCTGGGGCTCATCGACAAGGACGGCGTCCTGCACGTGGTCGGCCGGCTGAAGGACGTCGTCATCCGCGGCGGCGCCAACATCAGCCCCGCCGAGGTCGAACGGGAGCTGTCCTCCCACGCCCAGGTGCGGGACATCGTGTGCGTCGGCGTACCGGACGAGCTGATGGGCGAGCGGCTCGCCGCATGCGTCGTACCGCGCGGTGCGCAGAGCCCGACCCTGGGCTCGCTGGGCGCACACCTCACGCTGCGCGGCCTGGAGCCGCGCAAGCACCCCGAACGCCTCCTGGTGGTCGCGGAACTGCCGCTGACCCCGGCGGGCAAGCCCGACCGAGCGGCCCTGCGCGAGCGCCTGGTGCGGGCCGGGGCGGTGGCGTAGGAGGGGGAACGCCCACAGGGGCGGCGCGGTCCGTTCCGGACCGCGCCGCCCCTGTCTGCCTGCCCGTCCGCCGTCAGGAGGCCGGAGCGCCCATGGCCTTCTTCAACTCGGCGGCCGCGTTGCGGTAGACGGGCAGCAGGTCGAGGTCCTTGCCCGGATAGTTGACGATCTTCACCTGCTTCGCGCCCGAGTCGGGCAGGACGGTCCCCGTCGACATGTGCGCGTTGTCCAGGACCAGCGCCGGCTTCTTCGCGGACAGTTCGGCCAGCTGTACCGGGGTGACCGCCTCGGGGCCGTAGGTGCCGACCGGGGTGGCGCCGGCCAGCTTCGCGGACCAGGTCGTGAAGACCTGGCTCACCACCGCCGGGCTCTTCCCGCCGGGCCACGAGGCCTGGACCTCCTTGGAGACCCGGCCGTACTCGGTGTCGAAGTCGGCCGTCCACTTCGCGGCGGCGGCCTCGGTGCCGAACAGCTTGCCCAGCCGGGCGACTTCGGCCTTGACCTTGTCGGCGTCGTTGTCGAGGTTCACCTCGACCAGCTCGGCCTTCGAGCCGGCGGCCTCCTTGATCTTCGCGGCGTACGGCTCGAACGGCGCGTACAGCACGAAGTCCGCCTTGCCGACGGCGGCGAGGTCGGAGGGCTTGGGGTCGTAGTCCGGCGCGTGGTGCACCGACTGCGGCACGATCACCTTGACGTCCTCGGCGCCGGCGGCCTTGGCGAAGGCGCCCTCCCAGGTGGTGGTCACGACGACGACGGGCTTGCCGCCCTTGGGGGCGTCGGCACCGGCACCGGCGCCGACGCTCTTGCCGTCGCTGTCTCCGCAGCCGGTCACCAGGGCCAGTGCCAGGCCCAGGGCCGTGCTCAGTGCGAGGAGGGAAGTGCCGCGGACGCGGATTGCGGGCGCCATGAGCTGATTCTCCGTTCGGGAACGAGATGGACCGCGAGGACGAGGATCCCCGCGGTGAGGACGAGGACCGGACCGGGAGGCCAGTCCAGCCGGAGGGCGATGAGGAAGCCGGTCAGGTTCACGAAGACGCCGATCGCGACCGCCCACACCGTGATCGACCTCAGCGAAGTGCCCAGCCGGCGCGCGGCCAGGGCGGGCAGCAGGGTCAGCGCGTCGACGAGCAGGGCGCCGGTCAGCTTGATGGCCCCGGCCACCGCGACCGCGACGAGCACCAGCAGGACGGCGGTCAGCGCCCGCACCGGGACGCCCGAACACTGCGCGAGCTCCCGGTCGTAGAGCAGCAGCGCCACATCGCGCCGCCGCCACCAGAAAAGCCCCGGTACGAGGACGGCCAGCAGCCCCAGCACCACGAGATCGGCGGTGCCGACGGACAGGATCGACCCCCACAACAGGGCGAAGGCGCCGGAGGCGTTCACCCCCGAGACCGCCAGGATCAGCAGCGCGGCGGCGATCGCGAGGCTCATCAGCAGCCCCATCGCCCCGGACAGCCCGTCCGGCGTCCGGGCCAGCGGTGCGACGCCCGCTCCGGCCAGGGCGCACGCGACCAGCGCGCACAGCATGGGGTCGAGCCCCGTGAGCAGGCCGACGGCGATGCCCAGCAGCGCGACGTGCATCATCGCGAACCGCACCGGCATGATGTCCAGCCCGACGATGACCACGCCGACCACCGGCAGCCCGACGGCGGCCAGCAGCAGGGCGAAGCCCGCGCGCTGCACGGCGGCCAGCTGCAGCAGGGTGCCGAGGTCGGCGCCGGCGGCCAGGGTGGTGCTCACCGGACCTCCCGCAGCCGGCCGGCGGCCATCTCCAGTACGCGGTCGCAGCGTTCGGCGAGCGCCCGGTCGTGCGTGACGACGACGAGGGTCACGGGCAGCGCGGTCAGTACGTCGGCCGCCTCGTCCTGTCCGGCGAAGTCGAGGGCGGCGGTGGGCTCGTCGGCGAGCAGCACCCCGGCCCCGGCCGCCACGCAGCCGATGGCCCGGGCCAGGTACATCCGCTGCAACTGCCCGCCGGACAGGGTGTGCAGCGCCCGCCCGGTCAGCGGCCCCACACCGAGGCGGTCCGCGGCCTCGGCGGCCGCGCGGGGGTCACCGCTGCTGGCGAGCAGCTCGCCGCCCAGGAGGGGGAAGCGGCCGCCGGCGGGCTTCTGCGGGATCCACGCGCAGGCCCGCCGCCGCCAGGCCGCGTCGGTGCGCCGGCCGCCGACCAGGATCGAGCCGGTGACCTGCCGGTGCAGCCCGAGTACGGCGCGCAGCAGCGTGGTCTTGCCCGAGCCGTTGGTCCCGGTCAGGGCGACGCGCTCACCGGCCGCGATCTCCAGGTCGACGCCGGCCACGGCCTCGACCCGCCCGTGGCGGCACCCCACCCCTTCCATGCGCACGTCCAGCCCGCCCATCCCACAGCCCTCCGCTTCCGCTTCCACCGGCGTCATGTCACGCACGCAGGTAGTCGCGGAAGGGAGGGCCGGGGTTCCGGCGGTACGGGATCTTTTCCCGGCGGGGCTCAGAGGCCGCGGCGGCAGCGTGCGGCGACCGTGGTGATCCAGGCCATGGCGGTGATCACGCCGACGGCCAGGGTCAGGGTGCCGGCCTTGCCGCCGCTCATCGCCCAGCCGTTGCCGATCAGCAGCGCGGTGCCGGCGACGCGGGAGGCGATGGCGCGGCCGCGGTCCCCGGCGCGGCTGAAGTGGCGGCCCAGGACGTAGCAGGCGGCGATCAGCGCGGTGAAGGTGACCGACCCGGCGGCGAAGTGGGCGTAGCTGTGCCAGCTGAGCGTGGCGGGCATCCCGTAGGGGGTGCCGACGGGGAAGCCGTCGGCCGGGTCCATCACGAAGGCTCCCGCGGCGATCATGCCGAGACCGCTGATCCGCACCAGGCGCGGCGCCCAGACACCGCCGGGCGTTCCGCGCAGGGCCCGGCGCAGGCCGGTGGCCCCGATGGCGGCCAGGGCCCCGGCGAGCACGAAGTTGGTGATCTGGAGCCAGCCGAGCGAGCCGTTGCTCAGCGCGCTGAGCGGGTGGCGGGTGATGTCGTAACCCTGGCGGGTGGCGGCCTGGGTCAGGGACACGACCACCCACAGGGGCTGCGCCACGACCGCGAGGGCGAGCAGTGCGCGGGTGGAGGCGGCGGCGGTTTCGGTGCCGGCGGCGGGGGCGGTGGGGATCTGGACGGCGGTCATGGTGACTCTCCCTCGGGCTTCGTCGTGCGGGGTTCTCGCTGACACGTCGATCCGGCGATGTGACAGGGAATGGATCCGTTCCCTGTCACATGGGGCTGTTCGACGTAGGGGCAGAAGCACGGCAGCCCCGAAGAGCCCCGAAGAGCAACGAAGAGCCACGAAGAGAAGAGAGAGACCCATGCGCTACCTGATGACGACCAAGCCCACCGACGCCGCCCCCGACGAGAAGCTGTTCGCGGAGATGGGCAGGTTCATCGAGGAGCTGACGGCGTCCGGTGTCCTGCTGGCCACCGGCGGCCTGGAGCCGGGCGGCGTCCGGCTGACCTCGGTCGGCGACGAGATCACGGTCATGGACGGCCCGTTCGCCGAGGCCAAGGAGGCCGTGGCCGGCTTCGCGCTGGTCGAGGTCCGCTCCAAGGAGGAGGCCGTCGAGCTGGCCCGCCGCTTCCGCAGGATCGTCGGCGACGGCGAGAGCGTGATTCAGCAGGTCTACGGCGCCTGACGGGCTCCGGATGGGGCCCGGACCGGCCCCTGACCGGCCCCGGACGGGGCTCCTGACCCCGAGGACCATCCGCCCGCCCGGCCCGCCGGCTTGCCGGCGAGCCGGGCGGATGGTGTCATCGGGCCTGTGCCGGATGCCCATCGCACGATCGACGCGGTCTGGAAACTGGAGTCGGCCAAGATCATCGCCGGCCTCACGCGCATGGTCCGCGACGTGGGCCTCGCCGAGGAACTGGCCCAGGACGCCCTCGTCGCCGCACTCGAGCAGTGGCCCTCCTCGGGCGTCCCGGACAACCCCGGGGCCTGGCTGACGGCCATCGCCAAGCGCCGCGCCGTGGACCACATCCGGCGCTCCGAGCTGCGGACGCGCAAACAGGAGGAGCTGGGCCACGAGCTGGTCAGGTCCCAGGAAGCCTCCCGGAACTCCTCCCGGAACCCCTCCGACGACCCCGACGAGGACCCCGAACAGGACGACGTCCTGCGGCTGATGCTCATCTCCTGCCACCCCGTGCTGCCGGCCGAGTCCCGGGCCGCACTGACGCTCCGGCTGCTCGGCGGCCTGACGGCCGAGGAGATCGCGCGGGCCTTCCTCTCCACCGCGCCGGTGATCACCCAGCGCATCGCCGGGGCCAAGCGGACGCTGGCCGAGGAGCGCGTGCCGTTCGAGCTGCCGGCCGGCGCCGAGCTCGCCGAGCGCCTCGCCTCGGTCCTGGACGTCATCTACCTGATCTTCAACGAGGGTTACTCCGCCACCACGGGCGACGACCTGATGCGCCCGGGCCTCTGTCTGGAAGCCCTCCGGCTGGGCCGGCTGCTGGCCGAGCTGGCGCCGCGGGAGGCCGAGGTGCACGGGCTGGTCGCGCTGATGGAGATCCAGGCGTCCCGCTCGGCCGCGCGCACCGGACCCTCGGGCGAGCCCGTCCAACTGCACGAGCAGAACCGCGGGCGCTGGGACCAGCTGCTCATCCGCCGCGGCTTCACCGCGATGCTGCGCGCCCGGGAACTCGGCGCGCCGCCCGGCCCGTACGTCCTGCAGGCGGCCATCGCCGTCTGCCACGCCCAGGCACGCACCAGCGAGGACACCGACTGGGAGCAGATCGCCACCCTGTACGGGGCGTTGGCCCGGCTGCTCCCCACGGCGGTCGTGCAGCTCAACCGGGCGGTGGCGCTCGGCATGGCGTACGGGCCCCGGGCCGGGCTCGATCTCGTCGACTCCCTGCTCACGGATCCCGCGCTGCGCGACTACCACCTCCTGCCCAGCGTCAGGGGCGACCTGCTGTCCCGCCTGGACCGGCACGGCGAGGCACGCCTGGAGTTCCAGCGGGCGGCCGCCCTCACCAGGAACGCCGCCGAGCGGGCCTTCCTGAACCGGCGTGCGCAGGAGAGCGCCGCCAAGGTTGCCGCCGAGGGCGCCGCCACCGGCCCTCCGGGGCCCACCCTCGGCGAGAGCGCCCGGACCTTCCTGGCCCGCGGCGACCTCGACGCCGCGACGGTCCGCTCCTACGGGCAGACCCTGCGCCGCCTGCGCCTGGCCCTCGGCGACCAGCTGCCGCTCGCGTCCCTGACGGCCGGCCAGGTGACCCGGGTCTTCGGGGCGGCGTGGGGCGGGGCCGCGGCCACCACCTGGAACCGGCACCGGTCGGCGGTCCGCTCCTTCTGCGCCCGGGCCGGCCTGGACGACCTCGCGGCGGGGCTGGAGCGCCGCGCCGAGACCCGCCCCCGGGCGCGCCCGCTGGACCCGGCGGAAATCGAAGCCCTGTGGTCCGACCCGGACCTGCCGCTGCGCGAACGGACGCTGTGGCGGCTCCTCCACGAGTCCGCGTCCGGGGCGAAGGCCGCCCTGTCACTGAACATCGAGGACCTGGACCTGGACGACCGCCGGGCCCGCACGGGCACCACCTGGCTGAACTGGCGTTCCGGGACCGCCCGGCTGCTGCCCGGGCTCCTGGCCGGCCGCACCCGCGGCCCCGTGTTCCTCTCCGACCGCCGCCCCGGCCCGGCCCGCACCCCCGAACCGGCCGACCTGTGCCCGGACACGGGCCGTCGCCGCCTGTCCTACGAGCGGGCCGAACACCTCTTCAAGACGGCCACCGCACCCCTGGACCCGACTCACCGCGGCTACACCCTCCGCCAACTCAAACCCGCGCGCTGACCCACCCGCTGACCCGCGCGCTGACCCGCTGCTTCGGGGCGGGGCTCCTCAGCCCCCGGCGGCGAGCTCGCCGCTGAGCGTCCGGTGCAGGCGGGCACTGGGTCCGTTCAGACCGGTGATCTCCACGCTCTTGCCGCGCTGGGCGTACCGGTGCTCGATCGCGTCGAGCGCGGCCACGGAGGAGGCGTCCCAGATGTGGGCGGCGGAGAGGTCGATGACCACCCTGCCGGGGTCGCCGGCGTAGTCGAACTGCTCCACCAGGTCGTTGGAGGAGGCGAAGAACAGCTCGCCGGTCACGCAGTAGACGACCTGGCCGCCGTCCGGATCGAGGACGGAGGTGACGTTCGCCAGGTGCGCGACCCGCTTCGCGAAGATCACCATCGCGGTCACGGAGCCCACCACGACGCCCACGGCCAGGTTGTGGCTGAGGACCACGCACACGACGGTGACGGCCATGACGACGATCTCACCGGCAGGCATCCGCTTCAGCGTCTTCGGCGCGATCGAGTGCCAGTCGAAGGTCGCGAAGCAGACCATGACCATGACGGCGACGAGGGCCGCCATGGGAATGTCGGAGACCACCGGCCCGAAGACGATGCACAGCACCATGAGGAACGCACCGGCGAGAAAGGTCGACAGCCGCGTCCGGGCGCCCGACACCTTCACGTTGATCATCGTCTGGCCGATCATCGCGCAGCCGCCCATGCCCCCGAAGAAGCCGGTGACGATGTTCGCGACACCCTGGCCGATGGACTCCCGCGTCTTCGAGGACCGGGTGTCGGTGATCTCGTCGACGAGCTTCGCCGTCATCAGCGACTCCATCAGCCCGACGAACGCCATGGCCAGCGCGTACGGGGCGATGAGCGCCAGCGTGTCCAGGGTGAACGGAACGTCCGGCAGACCGGGAACCGGCAGCGCGGACGGCAGCGCCCCCTTGTCGCCGACGGTGGGGACCGCGATGCCCGCGGCCACGGTGATCGCGGTGAGGGCGACGATGGACACGAGCGGGGCCGGGACCGCCTTCGTGGCCTTCGGGAAGAACACCATCAGCGCCAGCCCGGCCGCCAGCAGCGGATAGACGGCCCAGGGAACGCCGAGGAGTTCGGGGACCTGCGCCATGAAGACCAGGATGGCGAGGGAGTTGACGAAGCCGACCATCACCGAACGCGGGATGAACCGCATCAGCTTCGCCACGCCGAGCGCGCCCAGCACGATCTGGAAGACCCCGGCCATGATCACCGCCGCGACCAGGTAGCCCAGTCCGTGCTGCCGGTTCAGCGGCGCGATCACGAGGGCCACGGCGCCCGTGGCGGCGGAGATCATCGCCGGCCGCCCGCCGGTGAACGCGATCACGACGGCCATCGTGAACGAGGCGAACAGCCCGATCGCCGGATCCACACCGGCGATGATCGAGAACGAGATCGCCTCCGGGATCAGGGCGAGCGCCACGACCAGACCGGCGAGGACCTCGGTCCGGAAGGGGCCGCCTCGGGCACGGACCTCGGGTTCGGCGGACCCACCCGAACCGGCAGGCGGGTGAGCGGAGAAGACCCGAAGGGCGAGCTCGCTCAGGACGCCCGGGAGAAGCCGGCCAAGCCCTTCTCCCGGATCTCTCCCGGGCGATCTCCACACATGCAGGAAGGGCCTGACCCGCGATGCGGATCAAGCCCTTGACCTGGTCTTACGAAGTCGGGGTGGCGGGATTTGAACCCACGACCTCTTCGTCCCGAACGAAGCGCGCTGCCAAGCTGCGCTACACCCCGATGTCCACCCTTGCAGCGCTGCTGCCCTGGCGACATCGATTACTTTAGCGGACCCTCGGCCGGAGACGAAATCCGGTTTTCACGTGGCGGCCGGTGGCGGTCCGCCGCGACCAGGGCCAGGCCGAGCGCGTAGAAGCCGATGCCCAGGACCAGCGCGTTCAGGGCGACCCGGGCGTAGCCGTACTGGGCTACGTCGATGAAGGGGTACGTGTACCGGGCCGGG harbors:
- a CDS encoding class I adenylate-forming enzyme family protein, with the translated sequence MTVALHDLLPAGLRRSWAVDGTCPDLDLYSLFRARQIADLHHTAVIDAKGKLCYTALDRKVRCLAAGLRDLGIRPGDVVGVQLPNGRNAVIADLALAALGAVVLPFPVGRGGAEARCLLRRSEAVAVIASVEHRGNRHAADLLALAAELPALRHVIAAGRVGTEPEGTIQLATLLRSDPADFVPVRPDPDSAARILVSSGSEAEPKMIAYSHNALAGGRGNFLASLMPDGTPPRCLFLVPLASAFGSSGTAVTLARHGGTLVVLDHFTPEAALAAVREHRPTHIFGVPTMIRMMLDRLESEAAEAEAEAAEPETDGAAETAEAEAGASAPGPDARALPTPTAVILGGAALDETTAEQASRVFGCPVVNLYGSADGVNCHTGLGSPAPESDADGAGVAAGRPDPRVADIRINHTETHERLPDGEVGEIVARGPMTPMCYVASPDLDARYRTPDGWVRTGDLGLIDKDGVLHVVGRLKDVVIRGGANISPAEVERELSSHAQVRDIVCVGVPDELMGERLAACVVPRGAQSPTLGSLGAHLTLRGLEPRKHPERLLVVAELPLTPAGKPDRAALRERLVRAGAVA
- a CDS encoding zinc ABC transporter substrate-binding protein, whose product is MAPAIRVRGTSLLALSTALGLALALVTGCGDSDGKSVGAGAGADAPKGGKPVVVVTTTWEGAFAKAAGAEDVKVIVPQSVHHAPDYDPKPSDLAAVGKADFVLYAPFEPYAAKIKEAAGSKAELVEVNLDNDADKVKAEVARLGKLFGTEAAAAKWTADFDTEYGRVSKEVQASWPGGKSPAVVSQVFTTWSAKLAGATPVGTYGPEAVTPVQLAELSAKKPALVLDNAHMSTGTVLPDSGAKQVKIVNYPGKDLDLLPVYRNAAAELKKAMGAPAS
- a CDS encoding metal ABC transporter permease, with the protein product MSTTLAAGADLGTLLQLAAVQRAGFALLLAAVGLPVVGVVIVGLDIMPVRFAMMHVALLGIAVGLLTGLDPMLCALVACALAGAGVAPLARTPDGLSGAMGLLMSLAIAAALLILAVSGVNASGAFALLWGSILSVGTADLVVLGLLAVLVPGLFWWRRRDVALLLYDRELAQCSGVPVRALTAVLLVLVAVAVAGAIKLTGALLVDALTLLPALAARRLGTSLRSITVWAVAIGVFVNLTGFLIALRLDWPPGPVLVLTAGILVLAVHLVPERRISSWRPQSASAALPSSH
- a CDS encoding ABC transporter ATP-binding protein — encoded protein: MGGLDVRMEGVGCRHGRVEAVAGVDLEIAAGERVALTGTNGSGKTTLLRAVLGLHRQVTGSILVGGRRTDAAWRRRACAWIPQKPAGGRFPLLGGELLASSGDPRAAAEAADRLGVGPLTGRALHTLSGGQLQRMYLARAIGCVAAGAGVLLADEPTAALDFAGQDEAADVLTALPVTLVVVTHDRALAERCDRVLEMAAGRLREVR
- a CDS encoding DUF998 domain-containing protein, which translates into the protein MTAVQIPTAPAAGTETAAASTRALLALAVVAQPLWVVVSLTQAATRQGYDITRHPLSALSNGSLGWLQITNFVLAGALAAIGATGLRRALRGTPGGVWAPRLVRISGLGMIAAGAFVMDPADGFPVGTPYGMPATLSWHSYAHFAAGSVTFTALIAACYVLGRHFSRAGDRGRAIASRVAGTALLIGNGWAMSGGKAGTLTLAVGVITAMAWITTVAARCRRGL
- a CDS encoding YciI family protein is translated as MRYLMTTKPTDAAPDEKLFAEMGRFIEELTASGVLLATGGLEPGGVRLTSVGDEITVMDGPFAEAKEAVAGFALVEVRSKEEAVELARRFRRIVGDGESVIQQVYGA
- a CDS encoding RNA polymerase sigma factor — encoded protein: MPDAHRTIDAVWKLESAKIIAGLTRMVRDVGLAEELAQDALVAALEQWPSSGVPDNPGAWLTAIAKRRAVDHIRRSELRTRKQEELGHELVRSQEASRNSSRNPSDDPDEDPEQDDVLRLMLISCHPVLPAESRAALTLRLLGGLTAEEIARAFLSTAPVITQRIAGAKRTLAEERVPFELPAGAELAERLASVLDVIYLIFNEGYSATTGDDLMRPGLCLEALRLGRLLAELAPREAEVHGLVALMEIQASRSAARTGPSGEPVQLHEQNRGRWDQLLIRRGFTAMLRARELGAPPGPYVLQAAIAVCHAQARTSEDTDWEQIATLYGALARLLPTAVVQLNRAVALGMAYGPRAGLDLVDSLLTDPALRDYHLLPSVRGDLLSRLDRHGEARLEFQRAAALTRNAAERAFLNRRAQESAAKVAAEGAATGPPGPTLGESARTFLARGDLDAATVRSYGQTLRRLRLALGDQLPLASLTAGQVTRVFGAAWGGAAATTWNRHRSAVRSFCARAGLDDLAAGLERRAETRPRARPLDPAEIEALWSDPDLPLRERTLWRLLHESASGAKAALSLNIEDLDLDDRRARTGTTWLNWRSGTARLLPGLLAGRTRGPVFLSDRRPGPARTPEPADLCPDTGRRRLSYERAEHLFKTATAPLDPTHRGYTLRQLKPAR